Proteins encoded by one window of Arachis ipaensis cultivar K30076 chromosome B04, Araip1.1, whole genome shotgun sequence:
- the LOC107639138 gene encoding protein argonaute 2: MDRGGYNQRRGGGNARGDGGGGRMRGRARGRNFSQPRRQPADSGGGRGTAGRGFYPQPPPPQWQPRQQNTISGGTSTATGSGTAPPSLVSPPSNPHPPSQKVVPVAGMGTIGTSSDSNETISPIQRPDAGGKLAVKTKTLQVNHFSVKFNPKSRIIHYNVDVSPQSPPQPGRPPRRISKTELSLIRDKLFLDRPELPLGMTAYDGEKNIFSMVSLPEEAFVVEVSKGEDERPTGFIVTLTLVNILEMSRLEDYIRGRALSIPRVILQGVDVVFKENPTKCTVPVGRCFYPMNPKFRETNLQPGVIAVGGFQHSLKPTRQGLSLCLDYSVLSFKKQMSVLDFLHEQITGFNLREFGRYRKHVENVLIGLKVHVTHRRTKQKYTVARLTGKDTRQINFPAVDAQGNPTGQLSLVGYFQNRYQIDIRYKDIPALDFGGNKTNYVPMELCVLVEGQRYPKEYLGSNAAKNLKDMCLPPPRVRQDAIQAMVNSRCGPCGGDIVGNFEMNVSNVMTTVTGRVLGPPKLKLSDPSGRTIHMALTPEKCQWNLVEKSMVEGKPVECWGILDFTLRSRCVFFDNRFISKLIEKYNKFGIIMKEPVWIEKTDMLKLGNYNQLSDLLEKINDAVSRKYRCRLQFLLCVMASKDPGYKCLKWIAETKVGIVTQCCLSGNANSAKDQYLTNLALKINAKIGGSNVELINRLPHFEGDGHVMFIGADVNHPASRDANSPSMAAVVATVNWPAANRYAARVCAQEHRTEKILNFGEVCLELVSCYERLNGAKPEKIVIFRDGVSESQFQMVLGEELQDLKRTFERANYSPTITLIVAQKRHQTRLFPSPAENEMTSATRGNVLPGTVVDTVIIHPFEFDFYLVSHHGSLGTSKPTHYHVLWDEHDFTSDKLQELIYDMCFTFARCTKPVSLVPPVYYADLAAYRGRQYYEAKIGMQSPYSATSSSSSPLASSVSSATSNSNDMDFYKLHSDLENIMFFI; encoded by the exons ATGGACAGAGGCGGTTACAATCAGAGACGTGGTGGTGGTAACGCCAGAGGCGACGGAGGAGGAGGCCGCATGAGAGGAAGAGCAAGAGGAAGAAACTTTTCCCAACCCCGACGGCAACCGGCTGACAGTGGCGGAGGAAGAGGCACCGCCGGCAGAGGATTTTATccgcaaccaccaccaccacagtgGCAGCCAAGGCAGCAGAACACCATCTCCGGGGGCACATCAACCGCAACCGGCAGCGGAACCGCACCTCCAAGTCTCGTTTCCCCTCCGTCAAACCCTCATCCTCCCTCTCAAAAAG TTGTTCCGGTTGCCGGAATGGGAACGATTGGAACGTCTTCAGACTCCAATGAAACGATCTCACCAATTCAGAGGCCCGACGCCGGTGGCAAGCTGGCGGTTAAGACCAAGACTCTTCAGGTGAACCATTTTTCAGTGAAATTCAACCCGAAGAGCAGGATCATACACTATAATGTCGATGTGAGTCCCCAATCGCCGCCACAACCAGGCCGTCCACCGAGGAGGATATCAAAGACCGAACTGTCATTGATCCGTGACAAGTTGTTCCTTGACCGTCCGGAGCTGCCGCTAGGGATGACTGCCTACGATGGTGAGAAGAACATTTTTAGCATGGTTAGTTTGCCCGAAGAGGCTTTTGTGGTGGAAGTGTCCAAGGGAGAGGACGAGAGGCCCACAGGATTCATCGTGACGTTGACTCTAGTCAACATTCTTGAGATGAGTAGGTTGGAGGATTACATCAGAGGCAGGGCATTGTCAATCCCCAGAGTGATCTTGCAGGGTGTGGATGTGGTCTTCAAGGAGAATCCAACAAAATGTACTGTTCCGGTTGGTCGCTGCTTCTACCCAATGAACCCGAAATTTAGAGAGACGAATCTTCAGCCTGGTGTGATTGCTGTTGGAGGGTTTCAGCATAGTCTCAAACCAACCCGTCAAGGACTGTCATTGTGCTTGGATTATTCGGTTTTGTCTTTCAAGAAACAAATGTCAGTGCTGGATTTCCTTCATGAACAGATTACCGGTTTCAATTTGCGCGAATTCGGAAGGTATAGAAAACATGTTGAAAATGTGCTAATTGGTTTGAAGGTTCATGTCACCCACCGGAGGACCAAACAGAAGTACACAGTTGCTCGATTAACTGGCAAGGACACACGACAAATCAATTTCCCTGCCGTGGATGCACAGGGGAACCCCACTGGGCAGCTTAGCCTTGTTGGCTACTTCCAGAATAGGTATCAGATTGATATCAGGTACAAGGACATCCCTGCATTGGATTTTGGAGGTAACAAGACCAACTATGTGCCAATGGAACTTTGTGTCTTGGTTGAGGGTCAGAGGTATCCCAAAGAGTATTTGGGTAGCAATGCTGCGAAAAATTTGAAAGATATGTGCCTGCCTCCACCGAGAGTGAGGCAAGATGCAATACAGGCGATGGTGAATTCAAGATGTGGACCCTGTGG GGGTGATATCGTTGGAAATTTTGAAATGAATGTCAGCAATGTTATGACAACAGTGACTGGCCGTGTACTTGGACCCCCAAAACTGAAGCTTAGCGATCCAAGTGGCAGGACTATCCATATGGCATTGACTCCAGAGAAGTGCCAATGGAATTTAGTTGAGAAGTCAATGGTTGAAGGTAAGCCAGTTGAGTGTTGGGGCATTCTTGATTTCACCCTCCGCAGTAGATGTGTCTTTTTCGATAATAGATTCATTTCTAAGCTTATTGAGAAGTACAATAAATTTGGCATCATCATGAAGGAGCCAGTTTGGATAGAAAAAACAGACATGTTGAAACTTGGAAACTATAATCAGCTTTCTGACTTACTTGAAAAGATTAATGATGCGGTTTCCAGAAAATATAGATGCCGGCTGCAATTTCTTCTTTGTGTAATGGCCTCCAAAGATCCAGGTTACAAGTGCCTCAAGTGGATTGCTGAGACCAAGGTCGGCATTGTGACACAGTGCTGCTTGTCGGGTAATGCTAATTCTGCAAAAGATCAATATCTTACTAATCTTGCTCTCAAGATCAATGCGAAAATTGGAGGCAGCAATGTGGAGCTTATTAATAGGCTTCCTCACTTTGAGGGCGATGGTCATGTTATGTTTATCGGGGCTGATGTAAATCATCCGGCTTCCAGGGATGCAAATAGTCCATCAATGGCTGCTGTGGTTGCCACTGTTAATTGGCCGGCTGCAAACCGCTATGCTGCTCGAGTTTGTGCTCAAGAGCATCGCACTGAGAAGATTTTGAACTTTGGAGAAGTTTGCCTTGAGCTTGTTTCATGTTATGAAAGGCTGAATGGAGCCAAGCCTGAAAAGATTGTTATCTTCCGTGATGGGGTCAGTGAAAGTCAATTTCAGATGGTTCTTGGTGAAGAGCTTCAGGATTTGAAGAGGACCTTCGAACGTGCAAATTATTCCCCAACCATCACTCTTATTGTGGCACAAAAGCGACACCAGACTCGACTCTTCCCTTCTCCTGCTGAGAATGAGATGACATCTGCTACTCGCGGCAATGTGTTGCCTGGAACAGTGGTGGATACAGTAATCATCCACCCCTTTGAGTTTGACTTTTATCTGGTTAGTCACCATGGAAGCCTGGGAACAAGCAAGCCCACTCATTACCATGTCTTGTGGGATGAGCACGATTTCACATCAGATAAACTCCAGGAACTGATATATGACATGTGCTTTACATTTGCGCGGTGCACGAAACCTGTGTCTTTAGTCCCTCCGGTGTACTATGCTGACCTTGCTGCATACAGAGGACGACAATACTATGAAGCAAAGATTGGGATGCAATCTCCGTATTCAGCTACATCTTCCTCATCATCACCTTTGGCTTCATCCGTTTCTTCAGCTACTTCAAATTCGAATGATATGGATTTCTACAAACTGCATTCTGATCTGGAAAATATAATGTTCTTCATCTAA